From one Thermodesulfobacteriota bacterium genomic stretch:
- a CDS encoding FmdE family protein: MEKVEKEETKWRQDFFDEVETIKVRDPLAYILGAQKEGEPFVFTYKDAVKLAGHSCPAVSGAYKLTAKALKALYGDEIPVRSQIRVLVKGGATDLAYGPQAQVISLITGAAGITGFKGLGGRYGRFDKLRFDSQDFQFGTFIFQREDTGKAVSIVYNPQALPPDDELGELMPLVMQDKATDEEKEKFFSLWQGKVRKILLEDEKYPGLFTVEELEGFTFPETGAVATA; the protein is encoded by the coding sequence GTGGAAAAGGTGGAAAAAGAAGAGACGAAGTGGCGCCAGGATTTTTTCGACGAGGTGGAGACCATAAAGGTAAGGGACCCGCTCGCCTACATCCTCGGCGCACAGAAGGAAGGCGAGCCGTTCGTCTTCACCTATAAAGACGCGGTAAAGCTCGCTGGCCATTCCTGCCCGGCGGTCTCGGGCGCGTATAAGCTTACGGCAAAGGCCCTTAAAGCTCTCTACGGCGACGAAATACCGGTAAGGAGCCAGATAAGGGTGCTCGTAAAGGGCGGAGCCACGGACCTCGCCTACGGCCCGCAGGCCCAGGTCATCTCGCTCATAACGGGCGCGGCCGGAATAACCGGGTTCAAGGGGCTCGGGGGCAGGTACGGCAGGTTCGACAAGCTCCGGTTCGACTCGCAGGACTTCCAGTTCGGGACCTTCATCTTCCAGAGAGAGGACACGGGCAAGGCCGTAAGCATCGTCTACAACCCACAGGCCCTGCCGCCGGACGATGAGCTCGGCGAGCTCATGCCGCTCGTGATGCAGGACAAGGCCACCGACGAGGAGAAGGAAAAGTTCTTCTCGCTCTGGCAGGGCAAGGTAAGGAAGATACTCCTCGAAGACGAAAAGTACCCGGGGCTCTTTACGGTCGAAGAGCTGGAGGGTTTTACCTTCCCCGAGACCGGGGCCGTGGCCACAGCATAG
- the fbp gene encoding class 1 fructose-bisphosphatase: MKTGMPLIKFLLEEQRHFPGSTGDFTGLFSELVLAGKIISREVNKAGLINILGATGHTNVQGEEVQKLDDYANARVVQTMEHGGHLAGMASEEVDDVIEIPDRFPRGKYLLLFDPLDGSSNIDVNISVGTIFSILRSPSGGKKASEDDFLQPGTEQVCSGYIIYGSSTMLVYTTGHGVHGFTLDPTVGEFLLSHEDIKIPEKGKVYSINEGNTRHWLPGTQSYIDKVKKDGLSGRYVGSLVADFHRNLLKGGIFLYPADKKNKKGKLRLLYEANPLAFVAEQAGGAASTGEERIMELLPTELHQRTSLIIGSKADVEEAERCMAMPAARQ; encoded by the coding sequence ATGAAGACCGGCATGCCGCTCATCAAATTCCTGCTCGAAGAGCAGAGGCATTTCCCCGGGTCTACCGGAGACTTCACCGGACTCTTCTCCGAACTGGTCCTCGCCGGCAAGATAATCTCCCGGGAGGTCAACAAGGCTGGGTTGATAAACATCCTCGGGGCCACGGGCCACACGAACGTGCAGGGCGAGGAGGTCCAGAAACTTGACGACTACGCCAACGCCAGGGTGGTCCAGACAATGGAGCACGGCGGGCACCTGGCGGGAATGGCCTCCGAGGAAGTAGACGACGTCATAGAGATACCCGACAGGTTCCCCAGGGGGAAGTACCTCCTCCTCTTCGACCCTCTCGACGGCTCCTCGAACATAGACGTCAACATAAGCGTCGGGACCATCTTCTCCATCCTCCGCAGCCCCTCGGGCGGCAAGAAGGCCTCGGAAGATGACTTCCTCCAGCCCGGCACCGAGCAGGTCTGCTCGGGCTACATAATCTACGGGTCCTCTACCATGCTCGTCTACACAACGGGCCACGGCGTACACGGCTTCACGCTCGACCCGACCGTCGGGGAGTTCCTCCTCTCCCACGAAGATATAAAGATACCCGAGAAGGGTAAGGTCTACAGCATAAACGAGGGCAACACCCGCCACTGGCTCCCCGGCACCCAAAGCTACATCGACAAGGTAAAAAAGGACGGCCTGAGCGGAAGGTACGTGGGCTCGCTCGTCGCGGACTTCCACCGGAACCTCCTCAAGGGCGGAATATTTCTCTATCCGGCCGACAAGAAGAACAAAAAAGGGAAGCTCCGCCTCCTCTACGAAGCCAACCCGCTTGCCTTCGTCGCGGAGCAGGCAGGCGGAGCGGCCTCGACCGGCGAGGAGCGCATAATGGAACTCCTGCCCACCGAACTGCACCAGAGGACCTCGCTCATAATAGGCAGCAAGGCCGACGTCGAGGAGGCCGAGCGGTGCATGGCAATGCCCGCGGCACGGCAATAA
- a CDS encoding SUMF1/EgtB/PvdO family nonheme iron enzyme: protein MRRKNALAGAALFLVLTPLPSLVLSEELPVPVVPEMVSVKGGCFEMGNTFKRYFSNEQPAHEVCVGEFSIGRYEVTQKEWSALMDRNHSHFKGCEMCPVENVSWDTVQVFIEKLNEKTGGSYRLPTEAEWEYAARSGGRKEQWPGTNEKGEIGEYIFYHGYARDRTHPVGLKKPNALGLYDMSGNISEWVSDWFGRNYYKESPGKDPRGPETGKVKVHRGGSWDVPCPERVRTTRRRYDWPGNWENFIGFRLAHPAGRPDTASAEPTSP, encoded by the coding sequence GTGAGACGAAAAAACGCCCTTGCCGGAGCCGCCCTTTTCCTTGTTTTAACCCCGCTCCCCTCCCTTGTCCTCTCCGAAGAACTCCCGGTGCCGGTGGTACCGGAAATGGTATCCGTAAAGGGCGGCTGCTTCGAGATGGGGAACACCTTCAAACGTTACTTCTCGAACGAGCAGCCAGCGCACGAGGTGTGCGTCGGGGAGTTCTCCATCGGCAGGTACGAGGTCACCCAGAAGGAATGGAGCGCGCTCATGGACCGTAACCACTCGCACTTCAAGGGATGCGAGATGTGCCCGGTCGAAAACGTCAGCTGGGACACGGTCCAGGTGTTTATAGAAAAACTCAACGAAAAAACCGGCGGGAGCTACCGCCTCCCGACCGAGGCCGAGTGGGAGTACGCGGCAAGGAGCGGGGGCAGGAAGGAGCAGTGGCCCGGCACGAACGAGAAGGGCGAGATAGGCGAATACATATTCTACCACGGCTACGCCCGTGACAGGACCCACCCGGTGGGGCTCAAGAAGCCAAACGCCCTGGGCCTCTACGACATGTCGGGCAACATAAGCGAATGGGTGAGCGACTGGTTCGGCCGCAACTACTATAAGGAGAGCCCCGGGAAGGACCCGAGGGGGCCGGAGACCGGCAAGGTAAAGGTCCACCGGGGGGGCTCATGGGACGTCCCGTGCCCCGAAAGGGTGCGTACCACCCGCCGCCGCTATGACTGGCCCGGCAACTGGGAAAACTTTATAGGCTTTCGCCTGGCGCATCCCGCCGGGCGGCCCGACACCGCAAGTGCAGAACCCACATCTCCATAA
- a CDS encoding cation transporter produces MQNPHLHKRALLLEYFTVGYNVLEGILSVLAGYLSGSIALVGFGLDSAVESISGGVLIWRLKKHGKISPEEEERVERKAVRLVGASFFVLAAYVAYESIKKLYLAEAPEPTLFGIAIAAVSLIVMPFLAYAKHKTGKEMGSRSLVADSKQTLVCSLLSVALLIGLGLNYLFGLWWADPAAALVIVAFIVREGIETFREEKLCGC; encoded by the coding sequence GTGCAGAACCCACATCTCCATAAACGAGCGCTCCTGCTCGAGTACTTCACCGTCGGCTATAACGTGCTGGAGGGTATCCTCTCCGTCCTCGCGGGCTACCTCTCCGGGAGCATCGCGCTCGTGGGCTTCGGGCTCGACAGCGCCGTGGAGTCGATCTCCGGCGGGGTCCTTATCTGGAGACTCAAGAAACACGGGAAGATATCCCCGGAAGAAGAAGAGAGGGTGGAGAGGAAGGCCGTACGGCTCGTGGGCGCGAGCTTCTTCGTCCTCGCCGCATACGTAGCGTACGAGTCAATTAAAAAACTCTACCTCGCCGAAGCCCCTGAGCCTACCCTTTTCGGCATAGCCATAGCCGCGGTCTCGCTCATCGTAATGCCCTTTCTCGCCTACGCCAAGCACAAGACCGGTAAGGAGATGGGGAGCAGGTCTCTGGTGGCCGACTCGAAGCAGACGCTCGTCTGCTCGCTCCTCTCTGTGGCGCTCCTTATAGGGCTGGGTCTTAACTACCTTTTCGGGCTCTGGTGGGCCGACCCCGCGGCCGCGCTCGTCATAGTGGCGTTTATCGTAAGAGAGGGGATAGAGACTTTTCGGGAGGAAAAACTCTGTGGCTGCTAA
- a CDS encoding transcriptional regulator — protein sequence MSDKKRGRGSVPSPSPASSPTPPERHETIRREITSLIEDGPLSAKDISGLVGVREKEVYDHLEHIRKARKLFSIFRHTPAECVKCGFVFKKRERLKPPGRCPMCRGEAIEPPLFSITP from the coding sequence ATGAGCGATAAGAAGAGAGGCCGTGGGTCGGTCCCCTCCCCCTCCCCCGCATCCTCCCCCACTCCTCCGGAGAGGCACGAAACAATCCGCCGCGAGATAACCTCCCTTATAGAAGACGGCCCTCTTTCGGCAAAGGATATATCAGGTCTCGTGGGAGTGAGGGAGAAGGAGGTCTACGACCACCTCGAACATATACGGAAGGCCCGGAAGCTTTTTTCCATTTTCCGGCACACGCCCGCCGAGTGCGTGAAGTGCGGCTTTGTCTTCAAGAAGCGGGAGAGATTAAAACCCCCGGGCAGGTGTCCCATGTGCAGGGGCGAAGCCATCGAACCCCCGCTCTTCTCGATAACGCCTTAG